In Brassica napus cultivar Da-Ae chromosome C2, Da-Ae, whole genome shotgun sequence, the sequence TTGGGGATACGCTCTAGAAACGTCTGCGTTTACGCTGAATAGATGTCCATCAAAATTAGTTGAGAAGACTCCATATGAGATGTGGACTGGAAAGGTTCCAAATCTGTCTTTTCTGATAATTTGAGGTTCTAATGCTTATGTTTGAGTTAAGCGTTTAATGATCATCAGAACAAAGAACGAGATGTTTGAGTTAAACGTTTAATGGTAATGCGAGTCAACAGAACAAAGAACGAGATGGGCGGGACTATTACGGGAAGGGCAAAGGGAAGATGAGTGAAGCACAAGACTCTAAAGTAAAGGTGGCTGAGAAAGTACACAGAAGGTATCCTAATTATAATGGACACTACAGAGGAGATGGTGAGGGGTCGCGGTACAACTCTGCTCGCAGAGAAGATGCGAGAAATGGCTCTCAAGAAGGACAAAAGAAGCCCTCCTCAGAACAGACAAGAGCGCATCATTCTCTGAGTGGTTCACGGGAGGAAACTCGAGAAGAGGGTGAGATCAATGCCACGGGACAGGAGGACTCGATGCTACCTTCTATCTAGTTCCAGTTATAATTGGCTAAAATGCAAGCAAAAGGAACAGAGGTGAGAGTGGACTCTCTTGAGAAGGACAAGGGGTTACACATGATTGAAGGGGTAACAGAGGATCAAGAGGCTTTAGAAGAGGATGTTGAGATGGAGTTGGACGCAATTAATGCTACTTTACCGGAGGACGGCATTGAAATGGATGTAGAGGATGATTTTCAGACATTATCAGAGGAGGAAGCAGAAAAAGCCTCTCGGGATCAGGAAGAGAAGGTTAATATTCAAGAGGAGGAGGTTCTGTCGAGTGAGGCTGAGAACGTAAACGGACCGGGGGCAGGAGAGTTGGCGACGAGAAAAGGCACCCGTAAGAGGCTTTTCAAACCTTCTATCAACACTGCAGGAAGTATTAAGATGAGGATAGCCAATGCGTTGG encodes:
- the LOC111212243 gene encoding uncharacterized protein LOC111212243; the protein is MVRSMMSHADLPPSFWGYALETSAFTLNRCPSKLVEKTPYEMWTGKNKERDGRDYYGKGKGKMSEAQDSKVKVAEKVHRRYPNYNGHYRGDGEGSRYNSARREDARNGSQEGQKKPSSEQTRAHHSLSGSREETREEGEINATGQEDSMLPSI